A single Scleropages formosus chromosome 4, fSclFor1.1, whole genome shotgun sequence DNA region contains:
- the znrd2 gene encoding protein ZNRD2, with translation MALNAEDEDLEWEPPSEAEMKVLQARRERQDKISKLMGDYLLKGYKMLGECCERCETILLQDRQKKNYCVACQELDSDVDKDNPALNAQAALSQVRERQLATQAPLQVNGAPSSSPSLSAPGLPRPEHCEGAASAMRGPPLVQSSPPTSVSGASASHVAASLNSSQPTQSPSVGACQTRHPAVCAEEALLQKLRWATQELQQCTSVEGSIQLCGLIRSCADSLRSLKELQLL, from the exons atggccctCAATGCAG AGGATGAAGACCTTGAGTGGGAGCCTCCTTCGGAGGCAGAGATGAAGGTTCTGCAGGCCCGGAGGGAGCGCCAGGATAAGATCAGCAAGCTGATGGGAGACTATCTACTGAAGGGTTACAAGATGCTTGGGGAGTGCTGCGAGCGCTGTGAG ACAATTCTTCTTCAGGACAGACAGAAGAAGAACTATTGTGTGGCATGCCAAGAGCTGGATTCAGACGTTGACAAGGACAACCCCG CTCTCAATGCCCAGGCCGCCCTGTCGCAGGTTAGGGAAAGACAACTGGCTACTCAGGCCCCCCTACAGGTCAATGGGGCCCCATCCAGCAgtccctccctctctgctccTGGCCTGCCGCGACCGGAGCACTGCGAGGGTGCCGCCTCCGCAATGCGAGGACCGCCTCTCGTGCAGTCGTCCCCCCCCACCTCTGTCTCTGGGGCTTCCGCCAGCCATGTTGCAGCGTCCCTCAACTCCAGTCAGCCGACCCAGAGCCCATCCGTTGGAGCGTGCCAAACGCGACATCCTGCCGTCTGTGCTGAGGAGGCTTTGTTGCAGAAGCTGCGGTGGGCAACCCAGGAGCTGCAGCAGTGCACCTCGGTGGAAGGCAGCATTCAGCTCTGTGGCCTCATACGTAGCTGCGCAGATTCCCTGCGCAGTCTGAAAGAATTACAGCTCTTATGA
- the fam89b gene encoding leucine repeat adapter protein 25, whose product MNGFQGSPPPECPVGSACSIEGLPPLPKGLSGILNSSGGSWRDIEKVYSKKTRIQADISKSRVSDPLGRSKPASLDAALAVLRKEMVGLRQLDMSLLCQLWSLYESIQEYKGAFQDISSSLLSESSFATENGYSEEEEEDEDENDAEEESRGPAGTSLSLPQPAQNSRDQWIKESFHIPL is encoded by the exons ATGAACGGGTTCCAGGGCAGCCCACCCCCGGAGTGTCCCGTGGGAAGCGCGTGCTCCATCGAGGGTCTCCCCCCACTGCCCAAGGGCCTCAGCGGCATCCTCAACTCCAGCGGCGGCTCCTGGAGGGACATCGAGAAGGTGTACAGCAAGAAGACCCGCATCCAGGCGGACATCAGCAAGTCCCGCGTGAGCGACCCCCTGGGGCGCAGCAAGCCCGCGAGCCTGGACGCGGCGCTCGCCGTCCTCCGTAAGGAAATG GTGGGTCTCAGGCAGCTGGACATGTCTCTGCTCTGCCAGCTCTGGTCTCTCTACGAGTCCATACAGGAGTACAAAGGAGCCTTCCAGGACATTTCGTCCTCTCTGCTGTCCGAGAGCTCCTTCGCCACCGAGAACGGCTACtccgaggaggaagaggaggacgaggacgaaAACGATGCCGAAGAGGAGTCGCGGGGTCCGGCCGGAACTTCGCTTTCGCTCCCACAACCGGCCCAGAACTCCCGAGACCAGTGGATCAAGGAGTCCTTCCACATTCCCTTATAG